In the genome of Massilia sp. W12, the window TGAGTAATATTCCGAATCGGGATGGTGGTCTCGAATATTTTGTAGCGATAGTGTTGCCAATCGCTCAAATGACTCAAATTCAAGGGCAGGGTGGCGCTGCCTTGCCAGCTTGGCGTGGCGAGTGTGACAGCGGTTTTTTCGTATTGTGCGCTGCGCGCCACCAGGGCCAGTTGAATCCCCAGAATGTTTTGCCAGGATGCGAAGCTTTCTGTCGGCAGTGGCGTGACTTGATCCCATTGTGAGGCGCCGCCACGGCTGACGGTTTGTTTGGCATACCGCGCGCGCATGCTGACGACATTGTCCGCCACAGCTTGCCAGATTGCCGGATCGCTTAAGCCGGTACGGCAGTCGTTTTGCATAAAATCGCATTGCATCAGGCGGCTGTTGCGCACCGCATATGCCAAAATCCGGGGCGACAGGCCGACATCAAACAGCCAATCTCTGACAGTTACGGTAGCGTCCCCTGCGGCGGTCGTGACTCCGCCAGGATCAGTTGCAACCACGCGCGTCATCGTGCGGGCGCAGGGAAATGCGGTTGAGTCAGGCCCTGGAATAACCCGTGTATTGATGTTAAACAGCGCAGGGCTGACCATCCGGAAGTTATCCGGGGAGGGATGGCCATTGATCCGATCTCCGCTTGGAATGCCCATGCCATTGCCCACATATACCAGCAAAGTGTCAGAGTTGCTGTCGCCCGCAGGAATCACATCCGTGCCGGGATTGATAATTGTTGCGCCGATAGCCGGCAGTGTGACGCCTGACTCCAAGCGCAGACTGCAGCCCAGCAAGTTTCTTGCGGTGAAGCCAAAACCGCCTTGCCGGATATCGCGTTGCAGGGAGTAAATCGCCAGTGCGCCGGAAGTTTGCGCATCGTCGCCGCTGGTGGTGGCGCGTTTGCCGGAATCAGTCAAATTAAACACCTGCAGCATCACCAGCATGCCCAACATGCCGATGGCCAGACCGACCAGAACTTCAATCAAACTGAAGCCGCTGCGATGCTTTGCTGGATATGTGGCTGTTGCGTGCATGGCAGTCCTCATAAGTCCGAAACTTGAGCGGAGACCGTGTATTGGTGGTAGGGCGCGCTGCTGGCTTCGCCCGGATGTTTCCAATAAATCGTCAAGGTCGCCACGCTGACTCCACTGAAACTGTTGGCGATAGTCACAACCGGTGGTTTGGCGGAGGCGCCTGGCAAGTTTGCCACCACCCGTGCATACCAGCTGCTGTAAAAAGGATTGGTGATCACTGGCGGCTCATTTTCACGCAGCGGCAAGCCGCCTGAAAAATTACTGCTCATATAATCCTGGCCGCGCTGACTGGCCCACATTTGACCGATATAGTCATTCGCCAACAGCGCCGCATCAGTGCGGTATTTGC includes:
- a CDS encoding PilW family protein gives rise to the protein MHATATYPAKHRSGFSLIEVLVGLAIGMLGMLVMLQVFNLTDSGKRATTSGDDAQTSGALAIYSLQRDIRQGGFGFTARNLLGCSLRLESGVTLPAIGATIINPGTDVIPAGDSNSDTLLVYVGNGMGIPSGDRINGHPSPDNFRMVSPALFNINTRVIPGPDSTAFPCARTMTRVVATDPGGVTTAAGDATVTVRDWLFDVGLSPRILAYAVRNSRLMQCDFMQNDCRTGLSDPAIWQAVADNVVSMRARYAKQTVSRGGASQWDQVTPLPTESFASWQNILGIQLALVARSAQYEKTAVTLATPSWQGSATLPLNLSHLSDWQHYRYKIFETTIPIRNITQ